One Cynocephalus volans isolate mCynVol1 chromosome 5, mCynVol1.pri, whole genome shotgun sequence DNA window includes the following coding sequences:
- the FAM50B gene encoding protein FAM50B gives MAQYKGTMREASRAMHLIKKREKEKEQMAVLKQRITDETVIKSKVDKKFSAHYDSVEVELKSSTVGLVTLNDMKAKQEALLREREKQLAKQEQLELLQDKERQREQKRKISCLSFTLTDHDEEGDEAGADEASKSKRNLGKNPDVDTSFLPDRDREEEEKLLREELRKEWEAKREKVKGEEMDVTFSYWDGSGHRRTVRMTKGSTVQQFLKRALQALRQDFRELRSASVEQLMYIKEDLILPHYHTFYDFIVAKARGKSGPLFSFDVHEDVRLLNDATMEKDESHAGKVVLRSWYEKNKHIFPASRWEPYDPEKKWDRYTIR, from the coding sequence ATGGCGCAGTACAAGGGCACCATGCGGGAGGCCAGCCGGGCCATGCACCTGATCAAGAAgcgggagaaggagaaggagcagaTGGCGGTGCTGAAGCAGCGCATCACTGACGAGACCGTCATCAAGTCAAAGGTGGACAAGAAATTCTCGGCTCATTACGACTCCGTGGAGGTTGAGCTGAAGTCGAGCACAGTGGGCCTGGTGACCCTGAACGACATGAAGGCCAAGCAGGAGGCCCTGCTGCGGGAGCGGGAGAAGCAGCTGGCCAAGCAAGAGCAGCTGGAGCTGCTGCAGGACAAGGAGCGCCAGCGCGAGCAGAAGCGCAAGATCTCCTGCCTGTCCTTCACGCTCACTGACCACGACGAGGAGGGCGACGAGGCAGGTGCGGACGAGGCCAGCAAGTCCAAGAGGAACCTGGGCAAGAATCCCGACGTGGACACGAGCTTTCTGCCCGACCGGGACCGCGAGGAGGAGGAGAAGCTTCTCCGGGAGGAGCTGCGCAAGGAGTGGGAAGCCAAGCGCGAGAAGGTGAAGGGCGAGGAGATGGATGTGACCTTCAGCTACTGGGACGGCTCGGGCCACCGGCGCACAGTGCGCATGACTAAGGGCAGCACGGTGCAGCAGTTCCTGAAGAGGGCGCTGCAGGCGCTGCGCCAGGACTTCCGCGAGCTGCGCTCGGCCAGCGTGGAGCAGCTCATGTACATCAAGGAGGACCTCATCCTGCCCCACTACCACACCTTCTACGACTTCATCGTGGCCAAGGCCAGGGGCAAGAGCGGGCCGCTCTTCAGCTTCGACGTGCACGAAGATGTGCGGCTGCTGAACGATGCCACCATGGAGAAGGACGAGTCGCACGCAGGCAAGGTGGTGCTGAGGAGCTGGTACGAGAAGAACAAGCACATCTTCCCCGCCAGCCGCTGGGAGCCCTACGACCCTGAGAAGAAGTGGGACAGGTACACCATCCGGTGA